In Mycolicibacter virginiensis, the DNA window AAAAGCGTACGGGTTGGCCGGTCTGCGTCTGGGCTACGCGGTCGGCGATCCGGAGATCATCACCGCACTGGGCAAGGTCTACGTGCCGTTCACGGTGTCCAGCGTGGCGCAGGTCGCCGGGATCGCCTCCCTGGACGCCGCCGAAGAGCTGATGGCGCGCACCGACGCGGTGGTCGCCGAGCGGGCCCGGGTGTCAGCAGCGCTGCGCGAAGCCGGGTTCGAGCTGCCGGATTCGCAGTCCAACTTCGTGTGGCTGCCGCTGGCCGAGCGCACCGCCGACTTCGTAGCCGCTGCCGCGGCGGCCCGCATCGTCGTCCGCCCCTACGGGCAAGACGGAGTCCGGGTGACCATCGGCGCGCCGGAGGAGAACGACGCGCTGTTACGGTTCGCACAGACGTACCGCTGAGGAGGAACGAAATGCACGCGACCGCGACCGCCACCGTCGCCGCATCCACCGCTCAGGTGTGGGCGGTGCTCTCCGACTACGAGGGCATGTCCAGCTGGGCCCCCGGACTGAAGATCACCGTGATCCGGCCGGGCACACCCGAGCCCAACGGCGTCGGCGCCCAGCGTCGCATCCAGGCGGTGCCGGGCATGGCGCCGCTGGTGGAGGAGATCATCGCGTTCGAGCCGGATCAGCGGCTGAGCTACCGGGGCGTCTCGGGCATCCCGTTCCGCAACTACGTCGGCAACGTGGCACTGCGGTCGACCGGATCCGGCACGGAGATCAGCTACACCGTCAGCGCCGACAACCGGCTGCCCGGCGTCGCCGCGGTGCTGGCCCAGGGCCTGCTGTTCGGCCTCAAGCGGGCCGTGAACAAGGCCGCCTGAGACGATGACCGCCATGAATGACGAGCTGGCCCGCAAGACTTTCAATGCGCTCAAGGAGCGCACCGGGGAGATCCCCGACGCCGAGATCGACGAGTTCTGGGCGACGCTGCCACCGGCCACCGTCGAGCAGATGATCGGCGAGTGGCGCGGCGGGGAGTTCGTCACCGGCCACAAGATGAACGGCCTGTTGGAAAAGGCCCGCTGGTTCGGCAAGACGTTCAACTCGATCACCGACGTGCAGCCGCTGGTGTGCCTGGACGAGGACGGCAACAAGTTCTCCAACACCCAACTCGGCAAGGGCGAGGCGAGCCTGTGGGCCGAGGAGTTCCGCGGCGAGGTGGTGGCGACC includes these proteins:
- a CDS encoding DUF4334 domain-containing protein codes for the protein MNDELARKTFNALKERTGEIPDAEIDEFWATLPPATVEQMIGEWRGGEFVTGHKMNGLLEKARWFGKTFNSITDVQPLVCLDEDGNKFSNTQLGKGEASLWAEEFRGEVVATMVYDGQPTHDHFKRVDDNTVLGIMNGKAGVLDNGRYFYFYLERV
- a CDS encoding SRPBCC family protein, whose protein sequence is MHATATATVAASTAQVWAVLSDYEGMSSWAPGLKITVIRPGTPEPNGVGAQRRIQAVPGMAPLVEEIIAFEPDQRLSYRGVSGIPFRNYVGNVALRSTGSGTEISYTVSADNRLPGVAAVLAQGLLFGLKRAVNKAA